CGGGGGGGACCGGCGAATGGCTCCGGAAGCTCTGGGGCGCGCCCGCACCCCCCGTGGACCCCTATGTCCCCTACCGCTACCAGACGCTGTGGATTCGCAACGACTCCACGGCCACCATACCGGCCGCGGTTTCATCCGGTTTTACCGCACCCGGGGACGGCGGAAGCGTTCCCTTTCTCCGCGCCCCCGATCTCCTCAGCGGCGGAACAGGCCAGAGCATCACTTTCGCCGATCTCCTCCCGAGGAGGGAGACGATCGTCATTCTCCCGGTGTACTTCGATCCGCGGAGCGCCGTGCCCGGCCGGTACCGGCACAATATCCGCGTCACCCTCCGGGGAACCGATCAGGAACTCTCACGGGTGCGCATCCCCTTCCGGGTGCAGCCGCCGAGCCACTGGGCCTTCTTCATCACGCTGGCGACGCTGGCGCTGGCCCTCCTCGGCTTCTTCTTCGTCATCCGGAAGGGAGGGGCGCTCTTGCGCACTCTGCCGCTTCGGCTCCTCAGCGGCGCGGCGATCTTCGCCGCGGCGGCCTTCGTCCTCGTCAACATCCCGGAGATCATCGCCGGAAACATCGCGCTCGCCCTTCTCGGCCCGTTCGGGTTTCTCGTCAGCGCCTTCTTCATCGAGGTCCCCGCCAATGCGCTGGGGGTGGCCTACCTGATGCGCTATCCCATCCCCGGCTCGCTCGGGCTGTACATCGTCATCCGGAAGATCGTGACCGCCCTGCTGCTCTACTCTTTCCAGATCATCCCCTTTCTGCTGGTCACCGCCGAAATCCTCGCGTTCGAGGGAGCGGCGTGGGCCTCCGGTGTCACGCGCGGAGCGGCCTTTTTCGACCGCCCGCCGGAGCGCCGCACCCGCGCCATCGTTCTCTTCGTCTGCCTTTTCGCCTTGGCCAACATCTTCATCACCGCCATCAGCTTCTACCTGCATATCTTTTTCTACCGGCTGGACTTCGCGGACTGGTACATCGCGCTCTACCTCATCACGCTGGGCCTGTTTTTCGCCCCCCTGGGCATCTTTGTCGGGATCCGGCTCGGCGCCCCCCTCCGGGAGGTGGCGGGATGAACCGAACGCTCATGGAGTGGAAAGACATCTCCTTCCGCTACGCCGGCACCCGGCAGGACGCCCTGCGGAACATTTGCCTGCGGCTTGCGGCGGGCGAGCTGCACCTTCTCGCGGGACCGACCGGATGCGGCAAGAGCACGTTGCTCAAAACGGTGAACGGCCTCATCCCCTCGGAGAGCGCCGGACGAATGGAGGGCGGCATCTTTTTCGACGGGGAACGCTCCTCCGCCCCAGCGGGCGTGCGGCCGGATGTCGGCTTCATGTTCCAGAATCCGGAAGATCAGCTGCTTTGCAGCCGCGTCGAGAGCGAGATCGCATTCGGCCCCGAGAACCTCGGCCTTTCCGTCTCCGAGATCGGGGAGCGGATCGAGAGCGCCCTCTCCGCCGCCGCCATGGGCTACAAGCGCGGCGCCGCCATCCATGAGCTCTCCGGCGGGGAAAAGCAGCGCGTCGCCCTCGCCAGCGCCCTCGCGATGCGGCCCCGCATCCTGGTCCTCGATGAGCCCACGAGCCAGCTCGACGATTCCGCCGCCGGGCAGATCGTATCGGCGCTCGTGGAACTCAAGAATCGCTTCGGCCTGACCATTCTTCTGGCCGAGCACCGCATCGACCGCCTCCTCCCCTACGTTGACCGCCTCACCCTGATGGGCGAAGGCCGCATCCGGGGCTCGTTCCCGCGGGAAAATCTCGCGCAGGCAACCCCCCTCCTCGAGGAACTCGGCCTCGTCCCTCCGCCCGCGGAAGACCGCCCCCGGAAAACCGCCCCCGCCGCACGGCCCCGGAGCGTGCTGCTTCAGGCGAGCGGCATATCCCACCGCTACCCCTCCGCCCAGCGCCCGGCGCTCGATGATGTCTCCTTCGACCTTCGGGCGGGCGAGATTCTCGGGCTGCGGGGGCTGAACGGCGCCGGGAAAAGCACCCTCCTCCATGCGCTGGCCGGATTGCTTCGCCTTCAGGCGGGCGCCGTCGCATGGTTCGGGGACGCGCCCGGCCGCCCCGACATCCGCTGGCTGGCGGGGCGGGTCGGCTTTCTCTTCCAGAACCCCGACCTGATGCTGACCGCCGACACCGTGGAGGAGGAGATCGGGATGGGCGCGCGCTTTCTCGGCTGGCCGCGCGAGCAGGCCGCCGCCGCCGCGGAGCGCAGCATCGCCCTGCTGGAGCTGGAAGCCCACCGGCGGCGAAACCCCTTCTCCCTCAGCCGGGGGGAGCGCCTGCGCCTCGCCCTGGCCGCCCTCTTCGCCACCTCCCCGCGCGTTTTGCTTCTCGATGAACCGACCGCGGGGCTCGACCGGAGATTCCGCCTTCAGTTTCTCGCCCGCCTGCGCCGGTGGGTGGACGAGCGCCCGGGGGAGCGGGCGGCGATTTTGTGCACCCACGATCAGGAGGCGCTTCGGGCATTCGCAGACCGGACGCTTCACCTTGCGGAAGGAAAATTCCAGGAGCGTGAAGACGCCCGGGAAGGAGGCGGAAATGCCGCTTGAGAAAGCGCACGCCCTCGATCCGCGCTTTCAGGTCGTGTTCCTGATCTTCATCGGCCTGTTCTCCGTCCTGCTCGACGGAGAACTCTCGCTCGCCCTCCTGGCAGCGGCCGGGCTCTCGTGCGCTCTCCTCTCCCGGCCCACTGCCAAACAGCTGCTGATTCTTTTTCTCCTCATCTTTTTCAGCGTGTGGGGCTTCATGTTCTCCCAGGGCTTTTTCTACCGCGGGGCGCCAAGAACCACCCTCGCCGTGATCATCCCCCCGGAGACTCCCTTCATCGGCCCCCTCACCGGCGGGCTCGCCCTCTCCTATGAGGGGGTGCGCTACGGCGCCTCTCAATCCCTGCGCATCATCGCCACGCTCTCGGCCGGACTGGCCGTCGGATGGTCCGCCGACCCCGCGCGCCTTCTTGCCGGGCTGACCGCCCTCCGCATGCCCCACGCCCTGGCGTTTTGCATCACCACCGCCGTCCGTTTCCTCCCCCTCACCTTCGAGGAAACCCACACGGCGCTCCGCGCCCAGAGGATGCGGGGGCTTCGCCCGCACCGACGGCCCCTCCAGA
This portion of the bacterium genome encodes:
- a CDS encoding ATP-binding cassette domain-containing protein; translation: MNRTLMEWKDISFRYAGTRQDALRNICLRLAAGELHLLAGPTGCGKSTLLKTVNGLIPSESAGRMEGGIFFDGERSSAPAGVRPDVGFMFQNPEDQLLCSRVESEIAFGPENLGLSVSEIGERIESALSAAAMGYKRGAAIHELSGGEKQRVALASALAMRPRILVLDEPTSQLDDSAAGQIVSALVELKNRFGLTILLAEHRIDRLLPYVDRLTLMGEGRIRGSFPRENLAQATPLLEELGLVPPPAEDRPRKTAPAARPRSVLLQASGISHRYPSAQRPALDDVSFDLRAGEILGLRGLNGAGKSTLLHALAGLLRLQAGAVAWFGDAPGRPDIRWLAGRVGFLFQNPDLMLTADTVEEEIGMGARFLGWPREQAAAAAERSIALLELEAHRRRNPFSLSRGERLRLALAALFATSPRVLLLDEPTAGLDRRFRLQFLARLRRWVDERPGERAAILCTHDQEALRAFADRTLHLAEGKFQEREDAREGGGNAA
- a CDS encoding energy-coupling factor transporter transmembrane component T; translation: MPLEKAHALDPRFQVVFLIFIGLFSVLLDGELSLALLAAAGLSCALLSRPTAKQLLILFLLIFFSVWGFMFSQGFFYRGAPRTTLAVIIPPETPFIGPLTGGLALSYEGVRYGASQSLRIIATLSAGLAVGWSADPARLLAGLTALRMPHALAFCITTAVRFLPLTFEETHTALRAQRMRGLRPHRRPLQTLIRIARPVLAAAIRRSETVAHAAASRGYRPDRQRSNLQPLRMSLAEKSMLAALGAAFLFILAVKTLYFLYESGLSYFPALQGLYQFTREVL